In Populus alba chromosome 9, ASM523922v2, whole genome shotgun sequence, a genomic segment contains:
- the LOC118048622 gene encoding DUF21 domain-containing protein At2g14520 isoform X2 yields the protein MAVEYKCCETDFFVNIVIIVLLVLFAGLMSGLTLGLMSMSIVDLEVLAKSGTPKNRKYAAKILPVVKNQHLLLCTLLICNATAMEALPIFLDSLVTAGVAIVISVTLILLFGEILPQSVCSRYGLAIGATVAPFVRLLVWICFPVAYPISKLLDYLLGHGHVALFRRAELKTLVNLHGNEAGKGGELTHDETTIIAGALELTEKTAIDAMTPISETFAIGINDKLDRELMSLILEKGHSRVPVYYEQPTNIIGLILANNLLTIHPEDKVPVKNVTIRRIPRVPETLPLYDILNEFQKGHSHMAVVIRQCKKPEEQPVSNAGDSKCQFISGERS from the exons ATGGCGGTGGAGTATAAGTGCTGCGAAACGGATTTCTTCGTAAACATTGTGATAATAGTTTTGCTCGTGTTGTTCGCTGGACTGATGTCTGGCCTTACTCTGGGCCTCATGTCTATGAGTATAGTCGATCTTGAAGTTCTTGCTAAATCCGGTACTCCAAAAAATCGAAAATACGCAG CGAAAATATTGCCAGTGGTTAAAAACCAGCATTTGTTGCTTTGCACGCTCCTTATATGCAACGCTACTGCTATGGAG GCACTTCCAATTTTTCTTGATAGTCTGGTTACAGCTGGGGTTGCTATTGTAATTTCAGTAACTCTGATTCTTCTATTTGGCGAG ATTTTACCACAATCTGTTTGTTCCCGATATGGTTTGGCAATTGGTGCAACAGTGGCCCCGTTTGTCCGTCTTCTTGTTTGGATCTGTTTTCCTGTTGCCTATCCGATAAGCAAG CTCCTGGACTATCTGCTGGGACATGGTCATGTTGCTCTTTTTCGCAGAGCTGAGTTGAAAACACTTGTAAATTTGCATGGTAACGAG GCTGGAAAAGGTGGAGAACTAACTCATGATGAGACAACAATTATTGCTGGAGCACTTGAGCTCACTGAGAAAACAGCTATTGATGCCATGACCCCTATATCTGAAACTTTTGCTATTGGCATTAATGACAAACTTGACAG GGAGTTGATGAGTTTGATATTGGAGAAAGGGCATAGCAGAGTGCCAGTTTATTATGAGCAGCCTACAAACATAATTGGACTAATTCTG GCCAATAATTTGTTGACAATTCACCCAGAAGATAAAGTACCTGTAAAGAATGTCACTATACGCAGGATTCCCAG GGTTCCAGAAACTTTGCCTTTATATGATATATTGAATGAGTTTCAGAAAGGTCATAGCCACATGGCAGTTGTTATAAGGCAGTGTAAAAAGCCGGAGGAGCAGCCTGTAAGCAATGCTGGTGACAGTAAGTGTCAATTCAT ATCCGGTGAAAGAAGTTAA
- the LOC118048625 gene encoding probable pectin methylesterase CGR2, with product MSRRPGNPARRLADGGSLPFAGSMHSKSRSSPLLSIGLVVVGAILLIGYCYSGSGGHISNREALSKTEGGVSCTLEVQRAIPILKKAYGDSMRKVLHVGPDTCSAVSSLLKEEDTEAWGVEPYDLDDVSANCKSLVRKGLVRVADIKFPLPYRPKSFSLVIVSDALDYLSPKYLNKTLPELARVAADGLVVFSGAPGQQRVKVTELSKFGRPAKFRTSTWWIRYFVQTGLQENESALKKFEQAALKKSYKPACQVFHLQSYD from the exons atgtcGAGGAGGCCAGGTAATCCTGCCAGACGTTTGGCTGATGGAGGAAGTCTTCCTTTTGCTGGGTCGATGCATTCTAAATCGCGTTCGTCGCCGTTACTATCCATTGGCCTTGTTGTCGTG GGCGCGATTCTTCTTATTGGATACTGTTACAGTGGCTCAG GTGGGCATATCTCCAATAGAGAAGCTTTAAGTAAGACAGAAG GTGGTGTTTCTTGCACACTAGAAGTCCAAAGAGCGATACCTATTCTGAAGAAGGCTTATGGTGACAGCATGCGTAAAGTACTGCATGTAGGCCCGGACACTTGTTCTGCAGTATCAAGCTTATTAAAAGAAGAGGATACCGAGGCCTGGGGTGTGGAGCCATATGACTTAGATGATGTGAGTGCCAACTGCAAGAGCCTTGTGCGCAAAGGCCTTGTGCGTGTAGCTGATATCAAATTTCCTCTGCCCTACCGGCCAAAATCATTCTCTCTTGTTATAGTGTCAGATGCATTGGATTACTTGTCTCCAAAATATCTCAACAAAACACTTCCAGAATTGGCAAGGGTGGCTGCTGATGGCCTAGTTGTATTTTCTG GCGCCCCAGGTCAGCAAAGAGTTAAAGTTACAGAGTTGTCTAAGTTTGGTCGTCCG GCCAAATTCCGGACCTCAACATGGTGGATAAGGTACTTTGTTCAGACTGGTTTACAAGAGAATGAATCTGCCTTAAAGAAGTTTGAGCAGGCGGCATTGAAGAAGTCATATAAGCCAGCCTGCCAAGTTTTCCACCTCCAGTCATATGATTGA
- the LOC118048624 gene encoding uncharacterized protein: MDLETENRIAAILMKEAAELRRRAEREGVHVYLEQPKVRARPNSRFLTATVLGVQQTNRAVELNEMWRVREKELELDDRLRGRSRYDGNSSKNRRDVGNVFRSTSQRHSINENDTNMPSSSSKIVGSSCSREDGGLRDEEVEEFLHSRVKRGRGAVGSRMDDTGPYLAPCPEPDEKLSRNLDAKLQRVVFGPEKPSSLKSYESSEEELDKDRLKKEKKVCSKSRDKKHSRKHRSKERSRDKKRKRKDEKRSKH; encoded by the exons ATGGATCTAGAGACTGAGAACAGAATAGCTGCAATTCTTATGAAAGAAGCAGCGGAATTGCGGCGGCGAGCTGAGAGGGAAGGCGTTCATGTTTACCTTGAACAGCCTAAAGTAAGAGCACGACCAAATTCTCGCTTCCTCACTGCAACTGTCCTTGGAGTGCAGCAAA CAAATCGAGCTGTTGAACTGAATGAGATGTGGCGGGTCCGGGAAAAGGAGCTTGAGCTGGATGATAGGCTGAGAGGAAGATCAAGGTATGATGGTAACAGCAGCAAGAACCGTAGGGATGTTGGTAATGTCTTTAGAAGTACAAGCCAAAGGCATTCTATAAATGAGAACGATACCAATATGCCATCCTCGTCAAGCAAAATAGTAGGGAGCTCTTGTTCGAGGGAAGATGGAGGTTTAAGGGATGAAGAAGTAGAGGAATTTTTGCACTCGAG GGTTAAGCGAGGTCGAGGTGCTGTAGGTTCAAGGATGGATGATACAGGGCCTTACCTTGCTCCTTGCCCAGAGCCTGATGAAAAGCTGTCCAGAAACTTGGATGCGAAGCTGCAGCGTGTTGTTTTTGGACCAGAGAAGCCTTCTTCGCTGAAATCTTATGAATCATCTGAAGAAGAGCTTGACAAAGATAggcttaaaaaggaaaagaaggttTGTTCAAAGAGCCGGGATAAGAAGCATTCTAGGAAGCACAGATCTAAAGAAAGGTCCAGAgataagaaaaggaagagaaaggaTGAGAAAAGAAGTAAACACTAG
- the LOC118048622 gene encoding DUF21 domain-containing protein At2g14520 isoform X1 — protein MAVEYKCCETDFFVNIVIIVLLVLFAGLMSGLTLGLMSMSIVDLEVLAKSGTPKNRKYAAKILPVVKNQHLLLCTLLICNATAMEALPIFLDSLVTAGVAIVISVTLILLFGEILPQSVCSRYGLAIGATVAPFVRLLVWICFPVAYPISKLLDYLLGHGHVALFRRAELKTLVNLHGNEAGKGGELTHDETTIIAGALELTEKTAIDAMTPISETFAIGINDKLDRELMSLILEKGHSRVPVYYEQPTNIIGLILANNLLTIHPEDKVPVKNVTIRRIPRVPETLPLYDILNEFQKGHSHMAVVIRQCKKPEEQPVSNAGDNPVKEVKVNIDGEKPPKDKTLKSKRPLQKWKSFPNRGNNSFRGSRSKKWTEDMNSNILHINGNPLPRLPEEEEAVGIITMEDVIEELLQEEIFDETDHHFE, from the exons ATGGCGGTGGAGTATAAGTGCTGCGAAACGGATTTCTTCGTAAACATTGTGATAATAGTTTTGCTCGTGTTGTTCGCTGGACTGATGTCTGGCCTTACTCTGGGCCTCATGTCTATGAGTATAGTCGATCTTGAAGTTCTTGCTAAATCCGGTACTCCAAAAAATCGAAAATACGCAG CGAAAATATTGCCAGTGGTTAAAAACCAGCATTTGTTGCTTTGCACGCTCCTTATATGCAACGCTACTGCTATGGAG GCACTTCCAATTTTTCTTGATAGTCTGGTTACAGCTGGGGTTGCTATTGTAATTTCAGTAACTCTGATTCTTCTATTTGGCGAG ATTTTACCACAATCTGTTTGTTCCCGATATGGTTTGGCAATTGGTGCAACAGTGGCCCCGTTTGTCCGTCTTCTTGTTTGGATCTGTTTTCCTGTTGCCTATCCGATAAGCAAG CTCCTGGACTATCTGCTGGGACATGGTCATGTTGCTCTTTTTCGCAGAGCTGAGTTGAAAACACTTGTAAATTTGCATGGTAACGAG GCTGGAAAAGGTGGAGAACTAACTCATGATGAGACAACAATTATTGCTGGAGCACTTGAGCTCACTGAGAAAACAGCTATTGATGCCATGACCCCTATATCTGAAACTTTTGCTATTGGCATTAATGACAAACTTGACAG GGAGTTGATGAGTTTGATATTGGAGAAAGGGCATAGCAGAGTGCCAGTTTATTATGAGCAGCCTACAAACATAATTGGACTAATTCTG GCCAATAATTTGTTGACAATTCACCCAGAAGATAAAGTACCTGTAAAGAATGTCACTATACGCAGGATTCCCAG GGTTCCAGAAACTTTGCCTTTATATGATATATTGAATGAGTTTCAGAAAGGTCATAGCCACATGGCAGTTGTTATAAGGCAGTGTAAAAAGCCGGAGGAGCAGCCTGTAAGCAATGCTGGTGACA ATCCGGTGAAAGAAGTTAAAGTTAATATTGATGGTGAAAAGCCTCCCAAGGACAAGACTTTGAAGAGCAAGAGACCACTTCAAAAGTGGAAAAGCTTTCCCAACAGGGGCAACAATTCATTTAGAGGCTCAAGGAGCAAGAAGTGGACAGAGGACATGAACTCAAACATCTTGCACATAAATGGCAATCCACTCCCAAGGCTTCctgaggaagaagaagcagtTGGCATAATAACAATGGAAGATGTCATTGAAGAGCTTTTACAG GAGGAGATCTTTGATGAGACAGATCATCATTTTGAATGA